The following coding sequences are from one Culex quinquefasciatus strain JHB chromosome 1, VPISU_Cqui_1.0_pri_paternal, whole genome shotgun sequence window:
- the LOC6037411 gene encoding uncharacterized protein LOC6037411 isoform X1 yields MKPILVSFLLVAFVWSLTSAKPFHEDSTDGPTNDFQKSVIFNFRPHRHGVPTGSVKIRSVQSGKYLAGSSPYDRDRRTITLESSPEEWSLVQDGSHYRITLKNGNEDLYAFDKAGYNPDSGQREVFTWIPGFGESQGRWEVKEAPGYSGIYYFRNLHFDEYLYTSCCENKALTRKGFGEPDGNSMYLWQITKF; encoded by the exons ATGAAGCCGATTTTAGTGTCATTCTTGCTTGTCGCTTTTGTTTGGAGTTTGACCAGTGCAAAGCCTTTCCATGAAGACTCAACGGACGGTCCCACGAACGATTTTCAAAAGAG TGTAATCTTTAATTTCAGGCCTCATCGCCATGGGGTTCCCACGGGGAGTGTAAAAATTCGTAGTGTCCAATCTGGGAAATATCTGGCCGGTTCATCACCATACGACAGGGACCGTAGAACCATCACTCTGGAGAGCTCCCCCGAGGAATGGAGTCTGGTGCAGGACGGGTCGCACTACCGGATCACACTGAAGAACGGCAACGAGGACTTGTACGCGTTCGACAAGGCCGGCTACAATCCGGATTCGGGCCAGCGGGAGGTGTTCACCTGGATTCCGGGGTTCGGCGAGAGTCAGGGCAGGTGGGAAGTCAAGGAAGCACCGGGGTACAGTGGAATTTATTACTTTCGGAATTTACACTTTGACGAGTATCTGTACACGTCGTGCTGTGAGAACAAGGCGTTGACTCGCAAAGGGTTTGGGGAGCCGGACGGGAATTCGATGTATCTGTGGCAAATtactaaattttga
- the LOC6037411 gene encoding uncharacterized protein LOC6037411 isoform X2 yields the protein MKPILVSFLLVAFVWSLTSAKPFHEDSTDGPTNDFQKRPHRHGVPTGSVKIRSVQSGKYLAGSSPYDRDRRTITLESSPEEWSLVQDGSHYRITLKNGNEDLYAFDKAGYNPDSGQREVFTWIPGFGESQGRWEVKEAPGYSGIYYFRNLHFDEYLYTSCCENKALTRKGFGEPDGNSMYLWQITKF from the exons ATGAAGCCGATTTTAGTGTCATTCTTGCTTGTCGCTTTTGTTTGGAGTTTGACCAGTGCAAAGCCTTTCCATGAAGACTCAACGGACGGTCCCACGAACGATTTTCAAAAGAG GCCTCATCGCCATGGGGTTCCCACGGGGAGTGTAAAAATTCGTAGTGTCCAATCTGGGAAATATCTGGCCGGTTCATCACCATACGACAGGGACCGTAGAACCATCACTCTGGAGAGCTCCCCCGAGGAATGGAGTCTGGTGCAGGACGGGTCGCACTACCGGATCACACTGAAGAACGGCAACGAGGACTTGTACGCGTTCGACAAGGCCGGCTACAATCCGGATTCGGGCCAGCGGGAGGTGTTCACCTGGATTCCGGGGTTCGGCGAGAGTCAGGGCAGGTGGGAAGTCAAGGAAGCACCGGGGTACAGTGGAATTTATTACTTTCGGAATTTACACTTTGACGAGTATCTGTACACGTCGTGCTGTGAGAACAAGGCGTTGACTCGCAAAGGGTTTGGGGAGCCGGACGGGAATTCGATGTATCTGTGGCAAATtactaaattttga